The Cinclus cinclus chromosome 5, bCinCin1.1, whole genome shotgun sequence genome segment AGTGCTAAGACACCCGTTTGGAATGTGGTGAATGCTACCacttcctgcagtgctggtgttTGACTCCAggttttcattgtttttgtGAGTGGATGCTGTAATTACTGGGTGGTTCCATTGAAGTTAAAAGCTTGTGCCAGTGCACTTGTGAGAGAAAATGTACAACAGCCTTCTGTGAGGGTCATAAGCCTGTGTGTTAGAGGAGAATGGCACATACTCTGATGTCCTCACAATTTCCATCTGGACATATCAGGGAGCTGGGTGGAGTATCATTGCTTTTTTTTGGATCCTTGTCAGTCACTGACAGTTTTACTGTATGTGGAATTGCTCAGACTGGTGCAGTCCTGATGCAGAAGCAGAATTACAGAGCATCAAGAGCTTTCATGCCAAGTATAATAATGTTGAGTATGCTTGGGTACCTCCAGGGTTTGCATGTCAAGTGCAATAATGTAGAGAAAACTTGGGTGCCTCCAGGGTGAGGCATAATTTGAGATTACAGGTTTAAAGAACGTAGTCATCATTCATCAGGTCTTGGTTTGCTTTGAGGGCATGAGCTGTTAATTGGATCTAATCCTAAAACAAAGTGGTTTGTGAGTCTTGATGCTTGTTTGTCTTCGATTTGAGCTTTCTTATTAGcttttggaatattttgaaTAATACTTGTTCTTTGTGTTGcataaataagatttttcttGATCCTTTGCACTTCTGTAGTAGAGAACTACTTTGGTGATTCATAAAAGTACAGATTAACTTCAACTGGCTGCTTCAGTTAAAGGCTCTTATGCTGTAGCATGTTCCCAGCTGGTTGTAAAGGAAACTAGATCTGTGCTAGAAGCTTTTGCATGACTGCACAACTATTTATTAGAATTATTTTCCCTGCAGTAGAACTGTAGTGAAGTATCTGTGTATTTAATGTTGCAAGTAGTAGAAGACATGAGGCAGAAACAGCATAAAGTAGCTGCATCTCAGGGAAATTCAAAACTCATAAATaactttgaattaaaaaaacctaaacaacaaccaaacaagaAATCCAAACCTACCACACAAACTACCCATATGCTGGGTGGACTCTCTGCAAGGTAGGGAGTGGTCTCATGTGTCCAGTAAAACTTAGGAAGCCTATAAACTCACCATCAAAAGGCACCTTAATTACCTAGATGTCCTGTACTTTTCATTGTACAGGCTTTCAAAAGATGTGTCCCAAGATGTGAATGCTTTGaagccaaaattatttttgtattataaACACCTGAGatgaaatgagagagaaaaatcgTAAGCAAAGGTCAGGATACTTGGTAGAAATTTTGCAAGGTGCTGTACTGCTCACAGATGTCTCACAGGAACCAGCATCAGTGATGAATGAATCTTCTCATCATCAAGGTGTTTTAGATCTGTGGGCCAAATCTTGCATTTTCTCACACCCTTTTACTTTATACCTTATGTCTTACTAGAGTAGAAATACAGTTGGAGTGTAAACTCACTCAACTGAAAGAattaacttttttcccccatttttctcaGTACTCATTTTATCCATAGTGGGTGAGTTGTCATTATAGCAGAATATGAGGGTTTACTACATTCCAGCAATCTGAAGGACTCTCTACTgccatctgtttttttttttttttttttttcaatatgagTTAATTGCCAGTGCTGTGCATAGATTATCTGTTGTAGCATACATGAAAGTCATATTGTGTTTTATAGGCATACTTGCCCATTCCATAATCAGTATGTAAAAGTAACTTTAAGGGTTTGGGGTCTTCTTGTATGCTTTGATAGAATCTTCTTAGTAACTCCTTACTCTTGTTTTATCCTTAGGCCAGAGTAAATTCTGAGCAAGAGCACTTCCTTATTGTACCTTTTGGACTCCTCTATAGTGAAGTCACTGCATCTAGTTTGGTAAGCAATTGTTAATTTTCATAGatataaaatattcatatatatgtatgtgtgtgtatatatatgtaaatatgaatatatatgaatTCTATCCTAGAGGGTATTTTAGTCTTGTGTAATATGTTTAGAACAATGTTGTTGAACATGGCTGGTTTTGGTACGGAGAGATTTCTTTGCCCATGTTCACCACCAGGTGACCTCCAGTTGATCTGGCTGTAAGGAGGTGTCAGGTCATTTGTACAGTGAATCACCTCATGCCCTTGAAAGCTGCTGGCTGTGGAGTCCAGCTTGCTGAGGGAAACTTTAGACATTTCAGATATAATTGATAACTGGTTTTAGAGTCTCAGTGGTAGATGCTGgattaaatcagattttttgaGTCTtgattatgaaaataattcttttcacTCCCAGGTTAAAATCAATATTCAGGGAGATGTGGTTGATCGTGGAAGCACTAACCTGGGAGTAAACCAAGCTGGTTTTACGTTGCACTCAGCAATTTATGCAGCTCGACCTGATGTCAAATGCATTGTCCATATCCAcacaccagcaggagcagcGGTAAGCTCGCTTCCAGCTttgtcctgtgtcctgttcccccacccctcccaaagGGAAAATAGGTGGAAAATAGATTTGCTTCCTATTTGGAGGGCAGAGAGCCTTTTAGTCTGTCTTCAAGTATGACTCTGTTTGAATCAGAGTCCATCCTTACTGAGTTGTTACCTGAATGGTCAGACCGTAAATTGAGTTCTGTGATTGGAAAGTATGTGTGTCCTTTACCACAAAAGACCAGATCTCTTGACAGTGAGTCATAAAAGCTTTAGCATACTTTCTTGGTTTTGTAAAGCACAGTTTATCAaggttttctgaaatatttgaaacttTCCCAATATTTCTCTTTGGACAAACTGATTATGAGTCAGTTATGCTTCTTTGGAATATTTTGAGAGTGTGACTTTCAGTGTTCACattctgatgatttttttaacGATTAATTGATTCATCAGATTAATACAACCATTTTAAGGACAAATGATCAAATTCCTAAAATCGTGAATTACAGAGTAGCctttcaaaaaatattctttaagtgtacctgcagtgctgcagaattGTGTATCACCAAAGTTCTTCTTTTGGCATGAGGGCAGGAGGGGGAAATAACCTGAAGAAACCATCAAACCCCAAAGTCAGCTGCATCCTTCATTCCTTACACTCaattcagttttcttcctgAGTCCTTTTCTTGTGATGTTGCTGTCATGTAAAAACAACCATATTGAGACAGACCCAAAATCAATGTGACTTCCATATCCAGTCCAAAAGTTATCAAAAATACAGGCTTTAAGGATAGAATATGAGACCACTCCGTATGTACCTGTAGAGATAGATtcatttaatatataaaaatatattcttattttaattctcatcactgttttttcactttttctgttgCAAGAAATTAAATGAGTTGTTTTAATATTTCTCAGGTTTCTGCAATGAAGTGTGGTCTCTTGCCAATTTCACCTGAAGCACTTTCTCTAGGGGAAGTAGCCTATCATGACTACCATGGTATTTTAGTGGATGATGAAGAAAAGGTGGTTATTCAGAAAAATTTGGGGCCTAAAAGCAAGGTCAGTATTTACATctagaattaaagaaaaagggaaggggggggactgtgtgtttgtgtgacaGGTATGTTCTTTAATCTGTAGCAAATATTCTTTAATCAAGAGCAAGAAAATACTTGACGTACTGCTGTTAACTTTTGTTCAATGTTCCTCTAGGTCCTTATTCTCAGAAACCATGGCTTAGTGTCAGTTGGAGAGACTGTCGAGGAGGCTTTCTACTATATCCATAACCTAGTGCTTGCCTGTGAGATACAAGTAAGAGCTTTAATATGTTATGTCATAATACAGCCTGCTGTATTAACCTCCAAACAGATTAATAATTGCATGTTTTAGTGGTTCAACTCTTGGATCTGAACTAGCACAACGATATGGGATGTCACTGTATTGTGGGAGGACATCCTAAACTTTGGTTTCACTGACAGTATTTCTGTACTGTATTGAAACCATCAGTTTGCTGCCCATTAAAACAGATCCTTTCAAAGACTTAAGACAGCTTTTATACAAgcatattaatttatttagttttaaaatgaaGTAGATATCTTCTGGGTTTATGCCGAgtttttagggggttttttggttgttttcacTACATTATCcacaagaaaattaaagatGGCTCTATTGTTTTTAAGGTACGTACCCTGGCCAGTGCAGGTGGACCTGACAACTTAGTGCTTCTTGATCCTGGGAAGTATAAAGCCAAGTCTCGATCCCCTGAGTCTCCAGCAGGTGAGGGTACTGTATCCCATCCCAAGTGGCAGATTGGTGAACAGGAGTTCGAAGCTCTTATGCGAATGCTTGATAATCTGGTAAGGCAGGCCTTCTTGTCTATTTTTTTATATGATAATGTATGAAATACATCTTTTGAAGCTGTGTGTAGTTGGGATAGTTTATACAGCTTGCAGCCTGTTCTTTCCCAAGGACTTGGAGACAACATGAAAAGCATCAGGTGTCCTTTGTACAGATAACAGATTTACTTCTTATTCATAATCTGAGTGTTATTGGTAAGGTCAGAGGAGGTCTTGTGGGATTTGTCATTTCCAAATCAGAGTACTGTGGTGCTTGCAATCTctattttcccctctcttcccatcccctcccaaGATGTGTAAAACTTTTGATGTCTTACCTGGTGCAGAGTCCAGCATAATTTGACTTTGCTAGACTCTACTAGTACCTAGAAGAGCTCAAAAGACAGACTTAAAATCAATAAAAGCCTTCAGAAAAAATGGTTTCAGTAAGATGCCATCTATAACGAATGACCAGATACCAGTATTTACTATCCAGCTTCAATGGGAAAGAtgtggctggggacagcagacTCTTTGTATCTGACTGGTACCTTTGGAGGATTCAGTTGGATTTCAGTTTCTCTAGGAAACAGCAGTTCCTTAGTTCCTTACTGCACATGGAAAGCAGGATAATAAAAGAAATGGCATTGTACTCAGTAGGAATGTAGGAATAGAAAGGAGCTTTCAATCATACAATACAGACCCTTACTATTATGATTAGCCATATATTGTATTGGGTAGTTAATTATATTAGGTGGTAGATAATTAGTCAAGATGCATTTTGATTATTAAAAGTTGGAGGAGAACCCGAGTAGGGCCTCAGCAGTGCCTAATGCATGAAAACTCTACAGGAAGCTAGGTCTTGCATAGTTGGGGCTGATGTTTCTTTATAGCTGTCTTGATAGAAAATTTAAATGCTTTGGGAACTAAGCTATTCACACTTTTTCTTTGTgccattttgaaaatattttgctagtGAAAACTTCTTAAGGAAATTGTTAATGACCTTCCTGTATGTTAAATGCTGAGCATAATATGGAAGTAAGCATGGTGACGAGTGTGAATAGGGAAGGTTAAAGGTGGAACAAAATACAGTTCAGAGGAAGTGGGAAAGTGAAACAACGTAAGATTAGAGAGAGGAGTGAATAAGGACATAAAAGTAGCATTCTTTAAGCATTCGCTTGTATACCGTATCTACCCTCTCATAGGGGTGCTTCTTTGTCCTTGATTTAGAATTGTGAGGAACAGTCGATACATTTGATTAGTTTCAAAAAATGTGTAAACAAGTAGCTGGAAtatagaagaaagaaaagtcatGAGTCTGCATTTGGACTTAAATCCAACTCCAGAGACTTCaacaattatttgaaaattctaTGAAAACACTAGGAAGCTCtaatatacttttttttcccccttcctaaAATATCGTACTCCAgtcaaaaaggattttttaatgtgtttaacACATTAAAATACAGGTGGTAATTTCTTTGCTTAACTGTGAGAAGAGGCAGACCTATATAGCACTGCTCTTGATTAACTTTTCAGACACCTCAGTGACTTTTTGCAGGACTACTGTAAATTCTTCATAAAAGCTTAATACAATGTTTTTGATGTTTGATCTACCAAAAATGGTGACTCATTTAAATTAGTGGTTAGATTAGATTAGATCAAAAAGGATGCTAATGTAGCCTCACTTCTGTGTGTCATCCCCTTTGACATGGCTGAGCCCACCATAACAGGTGAGCAGCCATGTAAAGGAGAGGTTGTGTTGTAGAATGGTTTTCACAGTTTAGGGTATCAATGAAATTTCAGTTGTCTCTTGAAAAACTTGAAGATATAGAAGGCTAATTCTGcttctcttcttctccagggTTACAGAACTGGCTACCCATATCGATGCCCTGCTCTGAGAGAGAAATCTAAAAAGTACAGCGATGTTGAGATTCCAGCTAGTGTCACAGGTTACTCCTTTACTAGTGATGGCGAATCAGGCATTTCCTCCCCCCTCAGACACAGTTTTCAGAAACAGCAGCGAGAGAAGACAAGGTGGCTGAACTCTGGCCGAGGGGATGATGCTTCTGAAGAAGGGCAGAATGGCAGCAGTCCCAAGTCGAAGACTAAGGTGTGGACGAACATTACACACGATCACGTGAAACCCTTGCTGCAGTCTCTCTCGTCCGGTGTCTGCGTGCCAAGCTGTATTACCAACTGCTTGGTCTGTGCCTACCTTACTGTTCATAGTTAGATGATGTAGAGCAACTTGGGGTGGCTGGCACTTGGAGGCtttgggaagaagaaagatAACTCtcctaattattttcttctttcttttatattaaaaattaaatgtgttttactAACCCCTTAATTTGTATTTGATTAGATGTGACCCGTAAAA includes the following:
- the ADD1 gene encoding alpha-adducin isoform X7; translation: MNGDSGVGVVTSPPPTTAPHKERYFDRVDENNPEYLRERNMAPDLRQDFNMMEQKKRVSMILQSPAFCEELESMIQEQFKKGKNPTGLLALQQIADFMTTHVPNVYPAAPQGGMAALNMSLGMVTPVNDLRGSDSIAYEKGEKLLRCKLAAFYRLADLFGWSQLIYNHITARVNSEQEHFLIVPFGLLYSEVTASSLVKINIQGDVVDRGSTNLGVNQAGFTLHSAIYAARPDVKCIVHIHTPAGAAVSAMKCGLLPISPEALSLGEVAYHDYHGILVDDEEKVVIQKNLGPKSKVLILRNHGLVSVGETVEEAFYYIHNLVLACEIQVRTLASAGGPDNLVLLDPGKYKAKSRSPESPAGEGTVSHPKWQIGEQEFEALMRMLDNLGYRTGYPYRCPALREKSKKYSDVEIPASVTGYSFTSDGESGISSPLRHSFQKQQREKTRWLNSGRGDDASEEGQNGSSPKSKTKVWTNITHDHVKPLLQSLSSGVCVPSCITNCLWTKEDGHRTATSAVPNLFVPLNTNPKEVQEMRNKIREQNLQDIKTAGPQSQVLSGVVVDRSLVQGELVTASKAIIEKEYQPKVIVSTTGPNPFNKLTDRELEEYRKEVERKQKGPEEPSEDGRPEKEKSPPDPISARTPPSTPIKIEEGDGYAKEYLLP